A genome region from Buchnera aphidicola (Cinara splendens) includes the following:
- the pheS gene encoding phenylalanine--tRNA ligase subunit alpha — MYEIKKIDDITSLNNFKSKYLGKNSVLYFYLSKLITLEVSERIQCSVFLNSCKKKIQDKINYKKKKLQDNQLNQQKNKHFLDCTLPGRKIEKGNLHPLTIIINEIKKFFNYLGFKTFYGPEIESTYYNFDALNIPNDHPTKSMNDTFWFDINHVLRTQTSSVQIRILEKYSIPIRAIVPGKVYRRDYDHTHTPMFHQVEGLIVDTSISFSHLKWILENFIIKILNKNVKVRFRNSYFPFTCPSAEMDIQDKYGRWLEILGCGMVHPNVLKYCNIDSNTYLACAFGIGVERIAMLKYSVSDIRCFFENDIRFLKQFYNSEKY; from the coding sequence ATGTACGAAATAAAAAAAATAGATGATATTACATCACTTAACAATTTTAAATCAAAATATTTAGGAAAAAATAGTGTTTTATATTTTTATCTTTCTAAATTAATTACTCTGGAAGTTTCAGAACGCATACAGTGTAGTGTTTTTTTGAATAGTTGTAAAAAAAAAATTCAAGATAAAATTAATTATAAAAAAAAGAAGTTACAGGATAATCAATTAAATCAACAAAAAAACAAACATTTTTTAGATTGTACTTTGCCGGGTAGAAAAATTGAAAAAGGTAATTTACATCCTCTTACTATTATTATTAATGAGATCAAAAAATTTTTTAATTATTTGGGTTTTAAAACATTTTATGGTCCAGAAATAGAGAGTACATATTATAACTTCGATGCTTTAAATATACCAAATGATCATCCAACTAAAAGTATGAATGATACTTTTTGGTTTGATATAAATCATGTATTACGAACACAGACATCTAGTGTACAAATTAGAATTTTAGAGAAATATTCTATTCCTATACGTGCAATTGTTCCTGGAAAAGTATATCGTCGTGATTATGACCACACGCATACACCTATGTTTCATCAGGTCGAAGGTTTAATTGTGGATACTTCAATTTCTTTTTCACACTTAAAATGGATTTTAGAGAATTTTATTATTAAAATTTTAAATAAAAATGTAAAGGTACGTTTTCGCAATTCATATTTTCCCTTTACTTGTCCTTCAGCTGAAATGGATATTCAAGATAAATATGGAAGATGGTTAGAAATACTAGGATGTGGTATGGTTCATCCAAATGTTTTAAAATACTGTAATATTGATAGTAATACGTATTTAGCCTGTGCTTTTGGTATTGGTGTAGAAAGAATAGCTATGTTAAAATATTCAGTTTCTGATATTCGTTGTTTTTTTGAAAACGATATACGATTTTTAAAACAATTTTATAATAGTGAGAAATATTAA
- a CDS encoding HesB/IscA family protein yields MNITIRKNTKTIVPIQLTKRAKKQILFLLKKSKNSYGIKIELKKSGCAGFKYILKLEKKINNSDYIYIIKSIKFFIPKKIISQLYTTVIDFSKTELNSSFTFKNSKHTTICGCGESFNI; encoded by the coding sequence ATGAACATCACAATACGAAAAAATACAAAAACAATTGTACCGATTCAGTTAACTAAACGAGCAAAAAAACAAATATTATTTTTATTAAAAAAAAGTAAAAATAGTTACGGTATTAAAATAGAATTAAAAAAATCAGGATGCGCTGGATTTAAATATATCTTAAAATTAGAAAAAAAAATAAATAATTCAGATTATATTTATATAATAAAATCCATTAAGTTTTTTATTCCTAAAAAAATAATATCACAGTTATATACTACTGTAATAGATTTTTCTAAAACAGAATTAAATTCTTCTTTTACCTTTAAAAATAGCAAGCACACTACTATATGTGGTTGTGGAGAAAGTTTTAATATCTAA
- a CDS encoding 3-deoxy-7-phosphoheptulonate synthase gives MKKKNELVNAKSNGFLITPLVLFDRYSITPDVHDLIRSTRNNIKNILLGNDKRLLVIIGPCSIHDPVSAIEYAKKIQILRKKYSKFLEIVMRTYFEKPRTVLGWTGLISDPNLDGSLNVNEGLAIARKLLLEINKLGVPTATEFLDSTVSQFIFDLISWGAIGARTTESQVHRELASYLPCPIGFKNGTDGNILIAVDAIRSATASHLFLSPNQQGKTVIYHTTGNSCAHIIMRGGRVPNYHKVDIEHAIKKLKMFNLPEHLIIDFSHANSLKKHQQQLVVSDSVSRQIYNGSTAISGVMIESFLEEGSQNLSDIKNLKFGQSITDSCLGWDDSVLLVQQLFKSVAIRFK, from the coding sequence ATGAAAAAAAAAAATGAATTAGTTAATGCAAAAAGTAATGGATTTCTAATTACTCCATTAGTTTTGTTTGATCGTTATTCTATCACACCAGATGTACATGATTTAATTCGATCTACACGTAATAATATAAAAAATATTCTATTAGGTAATGATAAACGCTTATTGGTAATTATAGGCCCGTGTTCTATTCACGATCCTGTTTCTGCTATTGAATATGCAAAAAAAATACAAATATTACGTAAAAAATATTCTAAATTTTTAGAAATAGTAATGAGAACATATTTTGAAAAACCACGAACTGTATTAGGTTGGACTGGTTTAATTTCTGATCCTAATTTAGATGGTAGTTTAAATGTAAATGAAGGTTTAGCCATAGCTAGGAAATTATTATTAGAAATTAATAAATTAGGTGTACCAACTGCTACAGAATTTTTAGATTCTACCGTTAGTCAGTTTATTTTCGATTTAATTAGTTGGGGTGCTATTGGAGCTCGTACTACAGAAAGTCAAGTTCATAGAGAATTAGCTTCTTATTTACCATGCCCTATAGGTTTTAAAAATGGAACAGATGGAAATATTTTAATTGCAGTAGATGCAATTCGTTCGGCTACTGCTAGTCACTTATTTTTATCTCCGAATCAACAAGGAAAAACTGTAATTTATCATACTACTGGAAATTCTTGTGCTCACATTATTATGCGTGGAGGAAGAGTACCTAACTATCATAAAGTAGATATTGAACATGCTATTAAAAAATTAAAAATGTTTAATCTTCCGGAACATTTAATAATAGATTTTAGCCATGCTAATTCTCTGAAAAAACATCAACAACAATTAGTAGTTTCAGATTCTGTTTCACGCCAAATTTATAATGGATCTACTGCTATATCAGGTGTTATGATTGAAAGTTTTTTAGAAGAAGGTTCTCAAAATTTGAGTGATATAAAAAATTTAAAATTTGGTCAATCCATAACAGATTCTTGTTTAGGCTGGGATGATAGTGTGTTATTAGTACAACAATTATTTAAATCTGTTGCAATTCGTTTTAAATAA
- the rpmI gene encoding 50S ribosomal protein L35, producing the protein MPKLKTLRSAAKRFKKTASGQFKRKQANLRHILTKKSTNKKRNLRKKIVLSSSDYARVTNFLPYL; encoded by the coding sequence ATGCCTAAACTTAAAACATTGCGTAGCGCTGCTAAAAGATTTAAAAAAACTGCTTCAGGTCAATTTAAACGTAAACAAGCAAATTTACGTCATATTTTAACTAAAAAAAGTACTAACAAAAAGCGTAATCTTCGTAAAAAAATTGTTCTTTCTTCATCGGATTATGCAAGGGTTACTAATTTTCTTCCTTATTTATAA
- the rplT gene encoding 50S ribosomal protein L20, with amino-acid sequence MARVKRGVIAHARHKKIINLAKGYYGARSRVYRVAKQAVIKAGQYAYRDRRNKKRNFRKLWIIRINAAAQNYNLSYSKFIHGLKISSVNINRKMLAETAIYDKVAFEALIKCSKSSIHL; translated from the coding sequence ATGGCACGTGTTAAAAGAGGTGTTATTGCACACGCTCGTCATAAAAAAATAATTAATTTAGCAAAAGGATATTATGGAGCACGTTCCCGGGTGTATCGTGTTGCAAAACAAGCAGTTATTAAAGCTGGACAATATGCTTATAGGGATAGGCGTAATAAAAAAAGAAATTTTCGTAAATTATGGATTATTAGAATTAATGCAGCTGCACAGAATTATAATTTATCATACAGTAAATTTATTCATGGATTAAAAATATCTTCCGTGAATATTAATCGAAAAATGTTAGCAGAAACAGCAATATATGATAAAGTTGCATTTGAAGCATTAATAAAATGTTCAAAAAGTTCTATACATTTATAA
- the infC gene encoding translation initiation factor IF-3, with the protein MKVGKKNQLSRSYRVNYEIRSIEVRLTGLQGESLGIVSVHQALEKAKIDGFDLVEISPNSKPPVCRIMNYGKFLYEKNKALKKQKKKQRIVQIKEIKFRPNTDEGDYQVKLRNLIRFLKDGNKIKITLRFRGREMTHKDIGINMLNRLKNDLSTLTYVESFPTRIEGRQMIMMLSPKR; encoded by the coding sequence ATTAAAGTCGGAAAAAAAAATCAATTATCTCGTTCGTATCGCGTTAATTATGAAATTCGTTCTATTGAAGTGCGATTAACGGGTTTACAGGGCGAATCATTAGGGATTGTTAGTGTTCATCAAGCGCTGGAAAAAGCTAAAATAGATGGTTTTGATTTAGTTGAGATCAGTCCAAATTCTAAGCCTCCTGTATGTCGTATTATGAATTATGGTAAATTCTTATACGAAAAAAACAAAGCTTTAAAAAAACAAAAAAAAAAACAAAGGATTGTTCAAATAAAAGAAATAAAATTTCGTCCCAATACTGATGAAGGTGATTATCAAGTTAAATTAAGAAATTTAATACGATTTTTAAAGGATGGTAATAAAATAAAGATTACCTTGAGATTTAGAGGTAGAGAGATGACTCATAAGGATATTGGTATAAATATGTTAAATCGTTTAAAAAATGATTTATCTACTCTAACTTATGTTGAATCTTTTCCTACCAGAATTGAAGGTCGACAAATGATCATGATGTTATCTCCAAAAAGATAA
- the pheT gene encoding phenylalanine--tRNA ligase subunit beta yields the protein MKFGEEWLYNWIDPSVSSTRICEQLTNFGCEAECIPHKQIYVKNTIIGQIICKQLCSTNKTLIRYTVRIHYDKKIYIVFKDKKYLLVGSKISIILPNLILKENKHFISSNIKKDRLDCTFGSYHLLGIEQNNHDIVIFTDNALIGLNYNYYMRINKYIMKFFIPFNRVDLRSIWGLSREIALLNNLPIPKLKYQDVLLRSHSCKNSIDVTVKHDYIQYIFCEIHSVQVCSILPIYIQERLRHASMLTDNIIINIINYIFIETGHWFHIFDLDKLNNKLNNKLNIYSLEKKEFISNIHDQKICLQEGTVVLSDSKNILSFEDMEYSRYCKVSRYTKNLFLGSICFDPIFIQQRCLLVPSIDRQLEYSKYNIYPSLQKNIFQYAQKLITSICRAKSSVFKEYHMKNCINKSTVLLLKLERLNKITGISFFKEDVLSILKICRFSFHEEKNIFYVIPPFWRTDIKIAEDVVSEIIRVYGYKKIVSKPPTEYMNVMLNKHKNISLSRIKLFLIDRGYFEIISYSFINPMTHKYFLSDNNTIKICNPISNDMSEMRSSIWINLLNCISYNQKRQQESIRIFETGLCFFASKNNCASIIQHEYLSAAISGFVSRREWYLKNRKVDFYDLKGDIESILNICGKLNHVEFISEKYIGLCSRQSAGIYLYGQLVGRIGVLDASLHRIFDLKDSVVLFEIMWEKINSYSVIKKKSISLLPNSKRDISIIVSDTILSKDILNICHDSISIHTSDIYIYDIYTGSNIPFKKKSVSICFIFQSTDIMLHESKINSNILKCIEELKNKLGAVLRN from the coding sequence ATGAAGTTTGGAGAAGAATGGTTATATAATTGGATTGATCCGTCTGTTTCAAGTACACGGATATGTGAGCAATTAACAAATTTTGGTTGTGAAGCGGAATGTATTCCTCATAAACAGATTTATGTAAAGAATACCATTATTGGTCAAATTATTTGCAAACAATTGTGTTCTACTAATAAAACATTAATAAGATATACAGTACGTATACATTATGATAAAAAAATTTATATTGTCTTTAAAGATAAAAAATATTTATTAGTAGGGTCTAAAATATCAATTATTTTACCTAACTTGATTTTAAAAGAAAATAAACATTTTATATCATCAAATATTAAAAAAGATAGATTAGATTGTACTTTTGGTTCGTATCATTTATTAGGAATAGAACAAAATAATCACGATATTGTTATTTTTACAGATAATGCTTTAATTGGATTAAATTATAATTACTATATGCGTATAAATAAATATATAATGAAATTTTTTATTCCATTTAATAGAGTAGATTTGCGTTCTATTTGGGGTTTATCTCGTGAAATAGCTTTGTTAAATAACTTGCCTATACCTAAATTGAAATATCAAGATGTATTATTACGTTCTCATTCTTGTAAAAATAGCATAGATGTTACTGTTAAGCATGATTATATACAATATATTTTTTGTGAAATACACTCTGTACAGGTCTGTTCTATTTTGCCAATTTACATTCAAGAAAGATTAAGACATGCAAGTATGCTTACAGATAATATAATTATAAACATTATTAATTATATATTTATTGAAACGGGTCATTGGTTTCATATATTTGATTTAGATAAATTAAATAATAAATTAAATAATAAATTAAATATATATAGTTTAGAAAAAAAAGAATTTATTAGTAATATTCATGATCAAAAAATTTGTTTACAAGAAGGTACTGTTGTTTTATCAGATTCTAAAAATATTTTATCTTTTGAAGATATGGAATATTCTAGATATTGTAAAGTTAGTCGTTATACAAAAAATTTATTTTTAGGGTCTATATGTTTTGATCCTATATTTATACAACAACGATGTTTATTAGTACCTTCGATTGATAGACAACTCGAATACTCTAAGTATAACATATATCCTTCTTTGCAAAAAAATATTTTTCAGTATGCACAAAAATTAATAACAAGTATATGTAGAGCAAAATCTTCTGTTTTTAAAGAGTATCATATGAAAAATTGTATTAATAAGTCTACTGTATTGTTATTAAAACTTGAAAGGTTAAATAAAATTACTGGAATTTCTTTTTTTAAAGAAGATGTACTATCTATTTTAAAGATTTGTCGTTTTTCTTTTCATGAAGAGAAAAATATTTTTTATGTTATACCGCCTTTTTGGCGTACTGATATTAAAATTGCTGAAGATGTGGTTAGTGAAATTATTCGAGTTTATGGTTATAAAAAAATTGTATCCAAACCACCTACAGAATATATGAATGTTATGTTGAATAAACATAAGAACATCTCATTATCACGAATTAAATTATTTCTGATAGATCGTGGATATTTTGAAATTATTTCATATAGTTTTATAAATCCTATGACACATAAATATTTTCTTTCAGACAATAATACTATTAAAATATGCAATCCTATTTCTAATGATATGTCAGAAATGAGGTCATCAATATGGATTAATTTATTGAATTGTATTTCCTACAATCAAAAACGTCAACAAGAATCTATTCGTATTTTTGAAACTGGATTATGTTTTTTTGCGAGTAAAAATAATTGTGCTTCTATAATTCAACACGAATATTTATCTGCTGCAATAAGCGGTTTTGTTAGTCGTCGTGAATGGTACTTAAAAAATAGAAAAGTTGATTTCTATGATTTGAAAGGTGATATTGAATCTATTTTAAATATTTGTGGTAAATTAAATCATGTAGAATTTATTTCAGAAAAATATATTGGGTTATGTTCTAGACAAAGCGCAGGAATTTATTTATATGGTCAGTTAGTTGGTAGAATTGGTGTTTTAGATGCTTCTCTTCATCGAATTTTTGATTTAAAGGATTCAGTTGTTTTATTTGAAATTATGTGGGAAAAAATTAATAGCTATTCAGTTATTAAGAAAAAATCTATATCTTTATTACCAAACAGCAAAAGAGATATTTCTATTATAGTATCTGATACTATTTTAAGTAAAGATATTTTAAATATATGTCACGATAGTATTAGTATCCATACTTCAGATATATATATATATGACATATATACTGGATCAAATATTCCTTTTAAAAAAAAGAGTGTATCTATTTGTTTTATTTTTCAAAGTACTGATATCATGTTACATGAATCAAAAATTAACTCTAATATTTTAAAGTGTATAGAGGAATTAAAAAATAAACTAGGAGCAGTTTTAAGAAATTAA
- the thrS gene encoding threonine--tRNA ligase, translated as MPIVISCNGVDKSYTKIVTVKKILEDFYPIHTSNFVAGLVNNKLVTLNTIISKNSTIVMIDDSNQNFLSQVKRSCIQLLNRVLKDIWLDVKIANSCINEFGFHCDIDMSYVLKKKDLHEISKRMLKKISTAYKIFVKRVDISYFLDFLQKNNETYQIDIIRKKYSSKNTIDVCYHEDYCEFYDHAQVSNIKFCEHFLLQDVSGAYWNSNKNNKMLQRIHVIICTSKYQLLKFLSISKEIKKRDHRKIAKLLDLYHIQKESPGMIFWHKNGYVIFRQLEQFIRDHLSKHHYEEVKSPVIIDKSLWEKSGHWKYYNTSIFITKSENREYCIKPMNCPAHVQIFKSKLQSYKDLPIRISEFGSCHRQESSGSLHGLMRVRGFTQDDAHIFCTPEQIKKELNDCIHLLLNLYNTFGFKKIFIKFSTRPIKRIGSEKMWNQAEEDLEYVLKKNNLSFQYQRGEGAFYGPKIEISLEDNLQRIWQCGTIQLDFYLARQLNAYYIDKNNVKKNPIIIHRALLGSIERFIGILLEEFKGKLPIWLCPIQVNVISVSILHSLYVQKIVQKLLLHDIRVIFDITNTSVGFKIRSSIVQNIPYILICGDKEIQNKYITIRNRFSNKQYKSTIDIFINNITNNIKNRNLQDFIMEG; from the coding sequence ATGCCGATTGTTATATCGTGCAACGGAGTTGATAAAAGTTATACTAAGATAGTTACTGTAAAAAAAATTCTGGAAGATTTTTATCCTATACATACATCAAATTTTGTAGCAGGTTTAGTAAATAATAAATTAGTTACTTTAAATACAATTATATCTAAAAATTCAACAATTGTGATGATTGATGACAGTAATCAAAATTTTCTGTCTCAAGTAAAAAGGTCTTGTATTCAATTGTTAAACCGTGTATTAAAAGATATATGGTTAGACGTTAAAATAGCTAATTCATGTATAAATGAATTTGGATTTCACTGTGACATTGATATGTCATATGTACTAAAAAAAAAGGATTTACATGAAATTTCTAAACGAATGTTAAAAAAAATTTCTACTGCTTATAAAATATTTGTTAAACGTGTTGATATATCATATTTTTTAGATTTTTTACAAAAAAATAATGAAACTTATCAGATTGATATTATTCGTAAAAAATACAGTAGTAAAAATACTATTGATGTTTGTTATCATGAAGATTATTGTGAATTTTATGATCATGCTCAAGTTTCTAATATTAAGTTTTGTGAACATTTTCTTTTACAAGATGTATCAGGAGCTTATTGGAATAGTAATAAAAATAATAAAATGTTACAAAGAATTCATGTAATAATTTGTACATCAAAATATCAATTATTAAAGTTTTTATCTATTTCAAAAGAAATAAAAAAAAGAGATCACCGTAAAATTGCAAAATTATTAGATTTATATCATATTCAAAAAGAATCACCGGGTATGATATTTTGGCATAAAAATGGATATGTTATTTTTAGACAATTAGAACAGTTTATTCGTGATCACTTATCTAAACATCATTATGAAGAAGTTAAAAGCCCTGTTATTATTGATAAATCTTTATGGGAAAAAAGCGGTCATTGGAAATATTATAATACATCTATTTTTATAACTAAATCTGAAAATAGAGAATATTGTATTAAGCCTATGAATTGTCCAGCTCATGTTCAAATTTTTAAAAGTAAATTGCAGTCTTATAAAGATTTACCGATACGTATCTCTGAATTTGGAAGTTGTCATAGACAAGAATCATCTGGTTCATTACATGGATTAATGCGAGTACGTGGATTTACTCAAGATGATGCTCATATTTTTTGTACTCCAGAACAAATAAAAAAAGAGTTAAATGATTGTATTCATTTATTACTTAATTTGTATAATACTTTTGGTTTTAAAAAAATTTTTATAAAATTTTCTACTCGCCCTATAAAAAGGATTGGTAGTGAAAAAATGTGGAATCAAGCAGAAGAAGATTTAGAATATGTGCTAAAAAAAAATAATTTATCATTTCAATATCAAAGAGGAGAAGGAGCTTTTTATGGCCCTAAAATTGAAATATCTTTAGAAGATAATTTACAAAGAATATGGCAATGTGGAACTATTCAATTAGATTTTTATTTAGCGCGACAGTTAAATGCTTATTATATTGACAAAAATAATGTAAAAAAAAACCCCATTATTATTCATAGGGCTTTATTAGGTTCGATAGAAAGATTTATAGGTATTTTACTTGAAGAATTTAAAGGAAAATTACCGATATGGTTGTGTCCTATTCAAGTGAATGTAATTAGTGTTTCTATATTACATTCATTATATGTACAAAAAATAGTGCAAAAATTATTATTACATGATATTCGAGTTATTTTTGATATAACTAATACTAGCGTTGGATTTAAAATTCGTTCTTCTATTGTGCAAAATATACCATATATTTTAATATGTGGAGATAAAGAAATACAAAATAAGTATATTACAATAAGAAATAGATTTAGTAATAAACAATACAAATCTACAATTGATATTTTTATTAACAATATTACAAATAATATTAAAAATCGTAATCTTCAGGATTTTATAATGGAGGGTTAG
- the tyrS gene encoding tyrosine--tRNA ligase — MIKKSNILDFLNEKGFFSQIFSKENLYKHIQQKNIRLYCGFDPTASSLHIGHLLPILCLKYFQEFGHTPVILIGGATGVVGDPSFRTSKRPKYSRDFLQFNQMCLEKQLLFFFNNNNCINNKVIILNNYSWFKDISVLFFLRKIGIHFSVNNMIHKESVKKRLIKEKIGMSFTEFSYSLLQAYDFSFLYKKYGVTVQIGGSDQWGNILSGIRLVKKLYQKEVFGITNPLLTTFNGEKIGKTGNHTIWLDSRKTSPYKFYQFWINVSDNDINNFINLFTSINFKKLNIMFSNTNDINNLRNKKIFLAEFLTKFVHGKNALKSVQRITYFLFGQGSKQDITENDCEQLIQDGIPSIICNNYLDLPHALVKANLSTSLNQARNMILSGAIRINGKVQNKKDYFFVKLDFLFDKYTFLCRGKKNYVLIFWEI, encoded by the coding sequence ATGATAAAAAAAAGTAATATTTTAGATTTTTTAAATGAAAAAGGTTTTTTTTCTCAAATTTTTAGTAAAGAAAATTTATATAAGCATATACAACAAAAAAATATTCGTTTATATTGTGGATTTGATCCTACTGCCAGTAGCCTACATATAGGTCATTTATTACCAATTTTATGTTTAAAATATTTTCAAGAATTTGGTCATACCCCTGTTATTTTAATTGGAGGTGCTACAGGTGTAGTAGGGGACCCAAGTTTTAGGACAAGTAAACGACCAAAATATTCTCGAGATTTTTTACAATTTAATCAGATGTGTTTAGAAAAACAGTTGTTGTTTTTTTTTAATAACAATAATTGTATTAATAATAAAGTTATTATATTAAATAATTATTCTTGGTTTAAGGATATTTCGGTATTGTTTTTTTTGAGAAAAATTGGTATACATTTTTCTGTTAATAATATGATTCATAAAGAATCAGTAAAGAAAAGGTTAATAAAAGAAAAAATTGGTATGTCTTTTACAGAATTTTCATATAGTTTATTGCAGGCATATGATTTTTCTTTTTTGTACAAAAAATATGGTGTTACTGTGCAAATCGGCGGATCAGATCAATGGGGAAACATTTTATCTGGTATAAGATTGGTTAAAAAGTTATATCAAAAAGAAGTATTTGGTATAACTAACCCATTGTTAACTACATTTAATGGGGAAAAAATTGGAAAAACAGGTAATCATACTATTTGGTTAGATTCTAGAAAAACTAGTCCATATAAGTTCTATCAATTTTGGATTAATGTTTCAGATAATGATATAAATAATTTTATTAATCTATTTACTTCTATTAATTTTAAAAAATTAAATATAATGTTTAGTAATACTAATGATATTAATAATTTAAGAAATAAAAAAATTTTTTTGGCAGAATTTCTAACTAAATTTGTGCATGGAAAAAACGCTTTAAAATCTGTTCAACGTATTACATATTTTTTGTTTGGTCAAGGGTCTAAACAGGATATTACAGAAAATGATTGTGAACAACTTATTCAAGATGGTATTCCGTCTATTATTTGTAATAATTATTTAGATTTACCACATGCTTTAGTTAAAGCAAATTTATCTACTTCTTTAAATCAAGCTCGTAATATGATACTTTCAGGTGCCATTCGTATAAATGGAAAAGTACAAAATAAAAAAGATTATTTTTTTGTTAAATTAGATTTTTTATTTGATAAATATACATTTTTATGTAGAGGAAAAAAAAATTATGTTTTGATTTTTTGGGAAATATGA